The following are encoded together in the Leuconostoc mesenteroides subsp. mesenteroides ATCC 8293 genome:
- a CDS encoding metallophosphoesterase, whose amino-acid sequence MKVAFSSDNHFDLNKINVERAMRAQALYLLNKNVNVYVIAGDLFNDFKQSLAFARNMQDLVKNKLTIRFLAGNHDMGKNVTYEELESDIDELYFHNKYIDLTDDIRLIGNNGWYDYSFVGNDYTEEEIQSFKNSYWYDRRIKQPITDKERFDINLKQIKDQLLAAGNKQTIVVSHFVPREDYIKRFPNGNTRLDIANAFLGSSKIGQAVDQSYTIATITGHLHLHPAPLKFGNNVYYNAAVGYSTERVHEWSSDDFLTEWQKRLVVLEF is encoded by the coding sequence GTGAAAGTTGCATTTTCATCTGATAATCATTTTGATTTAAATAAAATTAATGTTGAACGCGCTATGCGGGCACAAGCGCTCTATTTGTTGAACAAAAATGTGAACGTTTACGTTATTGCTGGCGATTTGTTTAATGACTTTAAGCAATCCTTAGCATTTGCGCGTAATATGCAAGACTTAGTAAAAAACAAATTAACCATTCGTTTTTTGGCTGGGAATCATGATATGGGTAAAAATGTTACATATGAAGAACTTGAAAGTGATATCGACGAGTTATATTTTCATAACAAGTACATTGACTTAACTGATGATATCCGACTTATTGGCAACAATGGTTGGTATGATTATAGTTTCGTCGGTAATGATTATACAGAAGAAGAAATTCAATCGTTTAAAAATAGCTATTGGTATGACCGACGCATTAAGCAACCAATAACTGATAAAGAACGTTTTGATATTAACCTAAAACAAATTAAGGATCAGCTCTTGGCTGCGGGCAACAAACAGACTATAGTTGTGAGCCATTTTGTGCCACGTGAAGACTATATTAAACGTTTTCCAAATGGGAACACACGATTGGATATAGCAAATGCGTTCCTTGGCAGTTCGAAAATTGGTCAAGCTGTCGATCAATCATATACCATTGCAACAATTACAGGGCATTTGCATTTACATCCCGCACCGTTAAAGTTCGGTAACAATGTTTATTATAATGCTGCTGTGGGTTATAGTACTGAACGTGTTCACGAATGGTCAAGTGATGATTTTCTAACAGAATGGCAAAAAAGACTAGTTGTACTTGAATTTTAA